A genomic window from Pyxicephalus adspersus chromosome 2, UCB_Pads_2.0, whole genome shotgun sequence includes:
- the MCAT gene encoding malonyl-CoA-acyl carrier protein transacylase, mitochondrial: MGSSALIRALRHRGILYNGQRWLSGSGSGKDKEEIHTLLEEAFTEREHEEKEESTQKIRSQADTTVLLFPGQGCQVVGMAGGLLKYPNVREMFLTAHKVLGYDLLDLCLRGPAHMLNKTVHCQPAVFITSVAATEKVNQENPAALENCTAVAGFSVGEFAALVCSGALDFTEALYAVKVRAEAMQKASEAVPSGMLSVIGNSKTKYGTVCAEAREHCLTLGIKDPVCEVANYLFPNGRVIAGHMEAIQFLQNNSRKLNFLRTTLLPVSGAFHTRLMEPAVEPLEEVLKGLTFNKPLVKVYSNVDAMKYKQAQGIAHLLAKQLVSPVKWEQIMHTIYERRKGNNFPETYELGPGQQMGSILKACNLKAWRSYSYVDVFEKSEID; the protein is encoded by the exons ATGGGGAGCTCAGCTCTTATTAGGGCTCTGAGGCACAGAGGGATTTTATATAATGGACAGAGGTGGTTGTCAGGGTCAGGGTCAGGAAAGGACAAGGAGGAAATACACACATTGCTTGAAGAGGCTTTTACAGAACGAGAACatgaggagaaggaggagagcaCCCAGAAAATCAGGTCACAGGCTGACACCACAGTCCTCCTCTTCCCAGGGCAGGGTTGCCAGGTAGTCGGTATGGCTGGAGGGCTTCTTAAATACCCCAATGTCAGGGAGATGTTCCTGACCGCCCACAAGGTCCTGGGCTATGACCTCCTGGATCTGTGTCTCCGTGGCCCTGCTCATATGCTGAACAAGACTGTCCACTGCCAGCCTGCTGTGTTTATTACTTCTGTGGCTGCCACTGAAAAGGTAAACCAGGAAAACCCGGCT GCTCTGGAGAATTGTACTGCAGTGGCTGGATTCAGTGTTGGGGAGTTTGCAGCACTTGTGTGCTCTGGTGCCTTAGACTTTACAGAAG CTCTGTATGCAGTTAAAGTAAGGGCAGAAGCCATGCAGAAGGCGTCTGAAGCTGTACCAAGCGGAATGCTGTCTGTGATTGGGAACTCAAAGACAAAATACGGCACTGTCTGTGCTGAGGCCCGAGAGCACTGTCTTACTCTGGGCATCAAGGACCCAGTGTGTGAGGTGGCCAATTATTTGTTTCCAAATGGCAGAGTCATTGCAGGACACATGGAG GCTATTCAGTTCCTTCAAAACAATTCCCGCAAACTTAACTTTTTACGGACTACGCTACTGCCAGTGAGTGGAGCCTTCCACACCCGCCTAATGGAGCCTGCTGTGGAGCCTCTAGAAGAAGTACTGAAGGGTTTAACATTCAACAAGCCTCTAGTAAAGGTCTACAGTAATGTTGATGCAATGAAGTACAAGCAAGCACAGGGGATCGCACATCTCCTCGCCAAACAGCTGGTGTCTCCTGTGAAATGGGAGCAGATCATGCACACCATCTATGAAAGGAGGAAAGGAAATAACTTTCCAGAGACCTATGAGCTGGGACCCGGACAGCAAATGGGATCCATACTGAAAGCTTGTAATCTAAAAGCTTGGAGGTCATATAGCTATGTGGATGTTTTTGAGAAGTCAGAGATAGACTAA